The nucleotide sequence CGAGGACCGCCATCCAGACTAGGTTCATCAGGCCGACAACCAGGAGAACGGACATGAGAGCCCAGCAGCACCCGAGGCAGTAAAGGCCATGTGCCGCGCCAGTCCGGAATGTTCCCCGCAGTCCGTTACCGAAGTCGTGCGTCGCCAGGAAAGACAACGGGGTACGGCACGCGCGCAGGCATGTCTGTTTCCATGGCGTGAATTGGTACGCGCCCGCAACTATCAGCACGCCACCCGCAGCGACCGTCACCCACCCCGCGTCGTGCGCGACATTGCGGAACGCGAGGAGCAGCGCCAGCGGAACGAGCCCGGCAGCGGTCCACACACAGAGATACCCCAGTACGAATGCCGCTGTGGGGGCGCCCCCACGATTCTGGCGCCGCATCACCAGGCGATGGAGCAGGACGATCGGTGCGATGGTGGGGAACATCATCGCGACCATCATTGTTGTCCACATGACCAGAAAGATGAGGACGCCCATGTCGAAAGCCATGGGCGCGCCTATTGAAGCGAGGCCCTGAGCCATCGACTGCATGTCGTGCGCGGTACGGACGGTCCACCACCACGCGGCGCCCGCGAGCACGAGCAGCATCCCGACGATCGTGACAGTTGCTCTGCGCTCGAGGACGCTGTACGCCATGCGCGGAGAATCGGTTCTGGGGACCTTGTGAACCTCGGTCATCTGGTGTGGTTTCCAGGGTGATTTCAGGTCTGCTGCGTTATCACAGGGGCCATCCGGTTGTCGCTGGACCACTCCACTTCGGAGTAGTACGCGTTGTTGCCCGCGTGGTCGAAGGTCACTCCATCAGCGTTGAGCGTCAGAACTGATGTTGTGCCAATCGCCCCATCCTGGAAGATGAACCCGTCTTTGAGGATCATGTGAGGGACGTGCTTCTCGCCGCTCACAGGATCCCGGAAGCTCTCCATGTTCATGGACAACTTGTCACCCACTCGCAGCTGCGAGTCGATGGCTTTTTCATCGATATCGATTGTCTCGAAGAATGGGCCGTGAACCTCGCTCACTGTGGCGGCGAGTATTTCCCAGGGCAGCCCCGGATCCTCCGCGGTGAGAATGGGGATGAGTGCTTCGCGCTGCGCTTCGGTGGCGTCGATGAAGAGCACCATCGTGCCGTTGCCTTCGTGGATGGCTCCGGGCCACTTCACCGCACTCGCGACTTTCGCTCCCGCGAGGTCGGTTCCTTCCCGATCACCTTCTTTGATCTTGAACCCCACCACGCCTTCGCAGTAGCCGTGCGAGGGGAAGCCATTCATATTGCACGGGCATCCCAGCGCACAGTTACATCCTTCGTAATAATTCGCCTTGATTCGCCATGCCATTTCCGTCACTTCCTTGCTGAGCAATCGAGCGTCGAGGGTTGGCCCCGGCATCCCCAATCGTCCCACTTCCCGATGCGCCGGGGCAATGGGGCGGCGGATCTCTAAAAGGGTGAGCGCGTCATCCACACAGCCGTATCAGAGGGCAAGCTGTCGCCATGAGTCCGCGACGATTCCAGGACGACGTCCCACCCGGCAGGCAGGTCTACCGGCTCGTCACCCAAGTTCACCCAGCACTGCGAGTCGCCCCGCTGGAATGCGAGCACCTGCCCGGCGAACCCCAGCCACTCCAGTTCGGTCTCGGCTGGAAAGAGCGCCGTCCGAAGGTGGATCGCAGATCGATACAGCCATACAAAGGACGCATTGTCATTCTGCTGGTCTAGCACCGTCCGCGACTCCCAGTGTTCCGGTTGCGGGAGCCAGGGGTCAGCGTGCGATGCCTCGGGTGAAAATCCAAATGGTGGTGATGTTCCAGACCAGGGCAGCGGTACGCGGCACCCGTCACGGCCCACATCTGTGTAGCCGGACTGTGCCCACGTCGGGTCGTTCCGTACCTCAGGGGGCAGACTCTCCACCTCATCTAGACCGAGTTCATCGCCCTGGTAGATGTAGGCCGTGCCGGGAAGAGCGAGTTGGAGCAGTGCGGCGGCGCGTGCGCGCCGCTTCCCAAGTTCGAGATCCGGTTCCTCCGCTGACCACCGCGCCCGATCCCACTCAGGCTGCACGTCGAACTCCGGCTGCGAGCGGGCGTAGCGGGTGACGGGCCGCGGAATGTCGTGACTCGATAACACCCATGTCGCTGGCGCCCCGACCGTTGCAGCCTGGGAGACGGCATCGTCGATCACGTCCCGCAGTGAGTTAGCCCGCCACGGCGCTCGTGTGAAGTCAAACTGGAACGCGGTGTGAAGTTCGTCAGGCCGTAGATAGCGGGCGAGTCGCTCGTTGGTGGGGACGACCGCTTCCGCCACGAAGATCCGTTCTGGGGTGAACGTTTCCGCGACCTTGCGCCAGGTGCGATATATGTCGTGCACCCCATCCTGGTCGCGCGCAGGGTGCGGTTGAGTCCGCCAGTCTTCCGGGCGCGGTCCCGCGTCGGGAAGCTCGGGATGTTTGACAAGGCCATGCGCGACGTCGATCCGGAAACCGTCGATGCCGCGGGCAAACCAGAAGGCAAGGATGTCTTCGAACTCTGCCCGGACCTCTGGATTTTCCCAGTTGAGGTCAGGCTGTTCGGGCGCGAACATGTGGAGGTACCACTCGCCGTTCGGCAATCGCGTCCAGGCCGGCCCGCCAAATGCGCTGGTCCAGTCATTGGGCGGGCTGCTTCCGTCGGTTCCTTGCCCGTCCCGGAAGATGTAGCGCTGCTTCGCGTTTGCTTCGTCCCGCAACGCGGCGTGAAACCATCTGTGTTCGGATGACGTGTGGTTGGGGACGATGTCGATGATCACCTTGATACCGAGCGCGTGCGCGTCGCGGATCAGGGCTTCTGCGTCATGCAAGGTTCCGTATGACGGATCGATGTCACGAAAATCTGCGACGTCGTACCCGGCGTCCACCATCGGCGAGGTGTACCACGGCGTGATCCAGATCGCGTCGATGCCCAGAGATGACAGGTAAGGAAGTTTTTCCCGCAGGCCCGGCAGGTCGCCGATCCCGTCACCGTTGCCATCAGCGAAGCTGCGGATGTACACCTGGTAGACAACGGCGGATTTCCACCAGTTCTCCATGCTGCTCCAATCGTGTGCTTAGGCAGTGATGCGTGCGCCGTCGCCAGCGCTGTCGAACATGTGGGCGTGTGACTCGTCAATCCGGACGTGAATGACCTCGCCCTTGCTCGGCGGATTTCGCCAGTCCACGCGCGCCACGAGCTGTTGCTGTGCCCCGTTGATGTAGGTGCGGCCGAAAATGAAGGCTTCGGACCCGAGTTCTTCGACAACGTCCACTTCGAGCGGCAAACCAGCCGCGCTGTCGCTGAGCTCAACATGTTCAGGGCGAATTCCGAACGTGATCTCGGTGCCATCGACGCCCGCGAGGGCGGTGCGGGGAACCGGAACGATCTGCTCTCCGAGCATTACGCCGCGGTCACTCAGCGGCAGGGTCATCAGGTTCATCGCGGGCGAGCCCATGAAGCCGGCGACGAAAACGTTGGCGGGGGACCGGTAGAGCTCACGCGGTGGCGCACACTGTTGCAGCACACCGCCTTTCAGGACCGCAACACGGTCACCCATTGTCATCGCCTCAACTTGGTCGTGGGTGACATAAACGGTGGTAGTGCCGAGGCGGCGCTGCAGTTGTGCGATCTGGGTGCGGGTCTGTACGCGCAGTTTGGCATCGAGGTTCGACAGGGGCTCGTCCATGAGGAAGACCTGCGGATCACGCACTATGGCCCGTCCCATCGCGACGCGCTGACGCTGCCCACCTGAGAGCGCTTTCGGCTTACGGTCGAGGTAGTCCTTCAAGTCGAGAAGTGCAGCAGCCTCCGCGACCCGCTTTGCGATTTCCGCCTTGGGTGCTTTCGCCAGTTTGAGGGCGAAGCCCATGTTTTCCCCGACAGACATATGTGGGTAGAGCGCATAGTTCTGGAAGACCATCGCGATGTCGCGGTCTTTCGGATCGGTGTGAGTGACGTCGCGGCCACCGACGAGGATTCGTCCGGCGTTGACTTCCTCAAGCCCTGCGAGCATACGCAGCGAGGTCGATTTGCCGCACCCGGACGGGCCGACCAGCACGAGGAACTCCCCGTCCTCGATATGGAGGTTGAGTCGGTCGACCGCGGGCTGCTCTGACCCCGCATACAAGCGGGTCGTGTTGTCGAAAACGATAGGTGCCATGTGGATTCCAATCTCTGGTGTGGTGTGAGTCAGCCCTTGACGGCGCCGCCGGTGAGGCCCGACACGATGAAGCGCTGCAGGAACAGGAAGAGCAGGACTACGGGTAGCGCCGAGACCACTGCGCCTGCGGTGAAGACGCCCCATTTTTCACCGAACTCGACCGATACGAACTGGTAGAGGCCAACTGCGACGGTCCAGCGATCGGGGTCTTGAAGGATGATGCGCGCCATCAGGAAGTCGGAAAACGCCGCGATGAAGGACAGCAGGCCGACCACCACAAGGATTGGTTTGATCAGCCGAAGAATGATCGTCCAGTAGATCTGTGCGTGTGTCGCGCCATCCATGCGTGCGGCTTCATCTAGTTCACGGGGGACGGTGTTGAAGACGCCGTACATGAGGAACGTGTTCGCGCCGAGCGCGCCGCCGAGGTACACCATGATCAGGCCGAGGAGCGAGTTGAGGCCGAGGAACGGGTAGATGTCAGACAGTGTGGCGAGGAGCAGGAAGATTGCTACGAATGCCAGGAGCTGCGGAAACATCTGAATAATGAGAAGGCTCATCAGACCGGTCTTGCGGCCCTTGAACCGGAACCGTGAGAACGCGTATGCGGCGGCTGCGCCCATCATCACCGCGCCGATCGCGGTGGTGGACGCAACAATCAGGGAGTTCGCGAACCAGCGCAGGAACGGGTTCTGGGGGTCGGAGAACAGTTCACGGAAGTTCTCGAGGGAGAAGGTGGCGAAGAGCCGGTTGGAGCCGAGCAGCGTACCGGCGTCTCCGACTGAGGCTGAGAACGCGTATAGCAGCGGGAAGACAGCGTAGACGACGATGACTGCCGCGACTGCGTGACGCCATCCGCTGCGGCGGAAGGTTTCCCAGGCAGGTCGCTTGTTGTAGACAATGTGTGATTCGGTAGACGTAGTGGTGGACATGTCAGCTGATCTCCTCGAGTGCTTTGCTGCGGCGGAACGCAATCGCGGAGACCACCGCGACCATGATGAATATGAGGATGGAAACCGCGCTCGCGAGCCCGTACTGATTCGCGCCGGTCTCAAACGCGAGCTTGTAGACGAACGTGATGAGAATGTCCGTCGAGCCCACCCCGGTAGTCGAATCCAGGTCGCGCGGGCCGCCTGAAGTCAGCAGGTAGATGAGGTTGAAGTTGTTGAAGTTCATTGCGAAGCAGGCGATCAGCATGGGGCCGACAGCAACCAGTAGCAGCGGCAGCGTGACGAACTTGAATGCGCGCCACCTGCCAGCGCCGTCCATGCGCGCGGACTCGTAGAGCTCCGCGGGTATCGACTGCAGCGCACCCGTCGCGATCAGAAACATGTACGGGAACCCCAGCCATAAATTCACCAGCACCAGGCTGAGCTTGGCTAGCCAGGGATCGTTTAGCCAAGGTATAGCAGCACCGCCGAGCACGATGTCGTTGATGAAACCGAAGTCCCGGTTGAGCAGTCCGGCCCAGATCAGGATCGACAAGAACCCCGGGAATGCGTACGGGAGGATGATGATCGCCCGGTAAATGCTTCTCCCTCGCATCGACGCGTCATTGAAGAGCATCGCGATGAAGAGGCCGAGGAAGAAAGTCGTGGCCACCGCCAGTACCGCGAAGGCAAAGGTCCACAAGGTGACAGAGAGGAACGGTCCGCCCAGCACGTCTTTGTCGAAGATTGCACCGAAGTTGGCGAATCCGACGTTCGCCGTCCAGCCTGGAGACAGTTCCTCCCCATCGGCGGAAACAAAATTGCCCGTTTCGGTCGCAGTGTAGACGGTCCCGTCGGCCGCCGTCATCGTGTCTGTGGCCTCGTTGTAGACAAGTCCCTGTTCGTAGACGAACGCAACCCGTCCGTCGTTGGTGCGAAGGAAGCTGTCACCGTCCATCGGGACACGGAGCTCACTGATCGAGTCCTGCCGCGCGATCACGTCCGGGAAATCGAGCACCTCGTAGCCAGGAACCGAAACGGGGAGCCCGTTGGCGCCCGCTTCGGCACCCGCGACGGGCTGGAAAGCGGCGTTACCAGTGCCTACCAGCACCGTTTCACCGGATCCGGCGGTGGCGAAGCCGAGTTCGCCGCCCTCACTCTGGACCACGGAAATCGGGAACTGAGGGGTCCCGTCAACACGCCGCTCATGCTGTTGCACGAGAGCCCGTATCGCATCTTCTTTCGAAGAGTTGTGACCGTCGCCGTAGTTGGTGAACGCCACGCCCGCCGTGTAGATCACCACGAACACCTGGAAAATGAGCAGGAAGATCAGACCAGGGGCGAGGTATTTGGCCGGAAGAAGTTTCCGCGTGGGTGCGAAGTAGACGATGTTGACGACGGCGAGGGCGGCGACGAGGAACCAGAGGATTCCGTTGTTGCCCACCGCCCACGACGCGAGGATGCCGTACAGCCCGAACGCGTTGATCAGTGCCATCAGTATGAGCTTGACGACGAAGCCACCGCTGAATCCGTGGCTGTGTGAAGTTCTCTTCCTGGAGTATGTGCTTTCGGGCCGCGCCGCCGGAGTCCCGGGTTTCAGGGAAGCTGTGATCTGCGAGTTCATGGGGGTCCTTAGTTCTCGATGTTCGCGATCATGCGGCGCCAGAGCAGGGCGGGTTCACCCTGGCCTTCGACGATGCCGTTCTGAGTGGTGCCCCAGAACGTCCACACGGAGCGCATTTCCGGGATCGCGGGCATGGGTGCGCCTGCTTCCGCGAGTTCGGCGTAGGCACTCAGCAGCGGCCTGTCTGCGATCGCGTCGATTGCGTCGTTGAGGGCAGGTGGGCGTCCGACGGACTCGAAAATGGCGAGCTGGGTGTCGAGCCGCGTGAGATAGTTGACGAGGAAGTCATTGGCGGGCAACGCATTTCCAGAATTTGCGTTCATGAAGACGGCC is from Hoyosella subflava DQS3-9A1 and encodes:
- a CDS encoding ABC transporter ATP-binding protein, whose translation is MAPIVFDNTTRLYAGSEQPAVDRLNLHIEDGEFLVLVGPSGCGKSTSLRMLAGLEEVNAGRILVGGRDVTHTDPKDRDIAMVFQNYALYPHMSVGENMGFALKLAKAPKAEIAKRVAEAAALLDLKDYLDRKPKALSGGQRQRVAMGRAIVRDPQVFLMDEPLSNLDAKLRVQTRTQIAQLQRRLGTTTVYVTHDQVEAMTMGDRVAVLKGGVLQQCAPPRELYRSPANVFVAGFMGSPAMNLMTLPLSDRGVMLGEQIVPVPRTALAGVDGTEITFGIRPEHVELSDSAAGLPLEVDVVEELGSEAFIFGRTYINGAQQQLVARVDWRNPPSKGEVIHVRIDESHAHMFDSAGDGARITA
- a CDS encoding DUF1326 domain-containing protein — translated: MPGPTLDARLLSKEVTEMAWRIKANYYEGCNCALGCPCNMNGFPSHGYCEGVVGFKIKEGDREGTDLAGAKVASAVKWPGAIHEGNGTMVLFIDATEAQREALIPILTAEDPGLPWEILAATVSEVHGPFFETIDIDEKAIDSQLRVGDKLSMNMESFRDPVSGEKHVPHMILKDGFIFQDGAIGTTSVLTLNADGVTFDHAGNNAYYSEVEWSSDNRMAPVITQQT
- a CDS encoding DUF2182 domain-containing protein, with the translated sequence MAYSVLERRATVTIVGMLLVLAGAAWWWTVRTAHDMQSMAQGLASIGAPMAFDMGVLIFLVMWTTMMVAMMFPTIAPIVLLHRLVMRRQNRGGAPTAAFVLGYLCVWTAAGLVPLALLLAFRNVAHDAGWVTVAAGGVLIVAGAYQFTPWKQTCLRACRTPLSFLATHDFGNGLRGTFRTGAAHGLYCLGCCWALMSVLLVVGLMNLVWMAVLAAVFLAEKHSSRGVLLTRIVGTAVVALGIAIMVHPPVLESIAPTSDVTEPMPGM
- a CDS encoding glycoside hydrolase family 13 protein; translation: MENWWKSAVVYQVYIRSFADGNGDGIGDLPGLREKLPYLSSLGIDAIWITPWYTSPMVDAGYDVADFRDIDPSYGTLHDAEALIRDAHALGIKVIIDIVPNHTSSEHRWFHAALRDEANAKQRYIFRDGQGTDGSSPPNDWTSAFGGPAWTRLPNGEWYLHMFAPEQPDLNWENPEVRAEFEDILAFWFARGIDGFRIDVAHGLVKHPELPDAGPRPEDWRTQPHPARDQDGVHDIYRTWRKVAETFTPERIFVAEAVVPTNERLARYLRPDELHTAFQFDFTRAPWRANSLRDVIDDAVSQAATVGAPATWVLSSHDIPRPVTRYARSQPEFDVQPEWDRARWSAEEPDLELGKRRARAAALLQLALPGTAYIYQGDELGLDEVESLPPEVRNDPTWAQSGYTDVGRDGCRVPLPWSGTSPPFGFSPEASHADPWLPQPEHWESRTVLDQQNDNASFVWLYRSAIHLRTALFPAETELEWLGFAGQVLAFQRGDSQCWVNLGDEPVDLPAGWDVVLESSRTHGDSLPSDTAVWMTRSPF
- a CDS encoding sugar ABC transporter permease, with the translated sequence MSTTTSTESHIVYNKRPAWETFRRSGWRHAVAAVIVVYAVFPLLYAFSASVGDAGTLLGSNRLFATFSLENFRELFSDPQNPFLRWFANSLIVASTTAIGAVMMGAAAAYAFSRFRFKGRKTGLMSLLIIQMFPQLLAFVAIFLLLATLSDIYPFLGLNSLLGLIMVYLGGALGANTFLMYGVFNTVPRELDEAARMDGATHAQIYWTIILRLIKPILVVVGLLSFIAAFSDFLMARIILQDPDRWTVAVGLYQFVSVEFGEKWGVFTAGAVVSALPVVLLFLFLQRFIVSGLTGGAVKG
- a CDS encoding ABC transporter permease subunit, with the translated sequence MNSQITASLKPGTPAARPESTYSRKRTSHSHGFSGGFVVKLILMALINAFGLYGILASWAVGNNGILWFLVAALAVVNIVYFAPTRKLLPAKYLAPGLIFLLIFQVFVVIYTAGVAFTNYGDGHNSSKEDAIRALVQQHERRVDGTPQFPISVVQSEGGELGFATAGSGETVLVGTGNAAFQPVAGAEAGANGLPVSVPGYEVLDFPDVIARQDSISELRVPMDGDSFLRTNDGRVAFVYEQGLVYNEATDTMTAADGTVYTATETGNFVSADGEELSPGWTANVGFANFGAIFDKDVLGGPFLSVTLWTFAFAVLAVATTFFLGLFIAMLFNDASMRGRSIYRAIIILPYAFPGFLSILIWAGLLNRDFGFINDIVLGGAAIPWLNDPWLAKLSLVLVNLWLGFPYMFLIATGALQSIPAELYESARMDGAGRWRAFKFVTLPLLLVAVGPMLIACFAMNFNNFNLIYLLTSGGPRDLDSTTGVGSTDILITFVYKLAFETGANQYGLASAVSILIFIMVAVVSAIAFRRSKALEEIS